A section of the Gloeobacter violaceus PCC 7421 genome encodes:
- a CDS encoding response regulator, whose product MTRILIVEDHALMRIGLRQVLSQTPEYEVAGEAADGEQALALARSLQPDLVLMDLGLPVMSGTEVTRILKREYPAMRVLALTSHDEDESVFGALAAGADGYCLKATAGIASRLLAAVASVRDGAAWLDPDIADRVLRDLGRIPQAGADNPLSEREMEVLKLIADGLTNAEIGRRLYIASGTVRVHVSNIIAKLGVNDRVQAAVRALREGWIR is encoded by the coding sequence ATGACCCGGATCTTGATCGTCGAAGACCACGCCCTGATGCGCATCGGATTGCGCCAGGTGCTCTCGCAGACTCCCGAGTACGAAGTGGCGGGCGAAGCGGCGGATGGCGAGCAGGCCCTCGCCCTCGCCCGCTCGTTGCAGCCCGATTTGGTGCTGATGGATCTGGGGCTGCCGGTGATGAGCGGCACCGAGGTGACGCGCATCCTCAAGCGCGAATACCCGGCGATGCGTGTCCTCGCACTCACCTCCCACGACGAGGACGAGAGCGTCTTCGGCGCCCTGGCCGCCGGAGCGGACGGCTACTGCCTCAAGGCGACCGCCGGGATCGCCAGCCGCCTGCTGGCGGCCGTCGCTTCGGTGCGCGACGGGGCGGCCTGGCTCGACCCGGACATTGCCGATCGGGTGCTTCGGGACCTGGGGCGCATTCCCCAGGCCGGGGCGGACAATCCGCTCTCGGAGCGCGAGATGGAAGTGCTCAAGCTGATCGCCGACGGCCTCACCAACGCCGAAATCGGCCGGCGGCTCTACATCGCCTCCGGCACCGTGCGCGTGCACGTCAGCAATATCATCGCCAAACTCGGCGTCAACGACCGGGTGCAGGCCGCCGTGCGCGCCCTGCGCGAAGGTTGGATCCGCTAG
- a CDS encoding sensor histidine kinase has translation MATRLRTQYQLAFALAALVPVAVLGLVEFALFRRALPEREQAVLDDHLRLADLLASNLRYELNLVLEPVQKAADPRSALTRLRSAEQDGALARLMSTTPLFRHLLLVDGRRRVTASAKPTLWRGRVLPASVFPTTGAAGPVYYSSVFASIYDGAPLAAIAVAYPTFERGALVSLLDLGAIESQVRSQSTADRQIWVVDRTGHTLAHSQGQLALSGAVPTELPPVRQVLKNRRGTARYEQPVDSDRVEQLAAFAPIAGTDWGVVVTSPARAALADPLVGLQRFAAGLLFVAAAAVGFAYWLSERISRPLQQLSEQMQNQALAAPTAQVGPPMPTAPALELQVLIDSFGAMRERIGAEAEANRRLLANLTAEKDKLELVIEAIAEGVLVYDSSGRLRTANRALWSLLDSPPGELAHWRTLRLRDALGEPVAPERTVFERAVREGNLASDLYRLEGSGAQPRVLQITAAPLRTGEGELLGGVAVLRDITAQKESERLREDFVATLTHDLRTPLLAAVQTLGFTLDGQYGPLSDGQQQILLAVIESHRELLGLVESLLTIYRYEAGRMRLRKEPTDLAAFVAQGIEELRPLAQSRNQTLLVEVSGPLPPVPCDRQQLRRVLVNLVDNALKFTPAGGRVHLRLEPFEGAVRVAVRDTGRGIPPEKSVLLFVRFAQAESYATGTGLGLYLCRQVVEAHGGRIWAESEPGLGSTFYFTLPLAEGP, from the coding sequence ATGGCTACCCGGTTGCGCACCCAGTATCAGCTTGCCTTTGCGCTGGCGGCCCTCGTGCCGGTGGCGGTCTTGGGGCTGGTCGAGTTTGCTCTGTTTCGACGCGCCCTGCCGGAGCGCGAACAGGCGGTGCTCGACGATCACCTGCGCCTGGCGGATCTGCTGGCGAGCAACCTGCGCTACGAGTTGAACCTGGTGCTCGAGCCGGTGCAAAAAGCCGCCGACCCACGCTCAGCCCTTACCCGCCTCAGATCTGCCGAGCAAGATGGGGCTCTGGCGCGCTTAATGAGCACCACGCCGCTGTTTCGCCATCTGCTGCTGGTGGATGGTCGCCGCCGGGTGACGGCGAGTGCCAAGCCGACGCTCTGGCGGGGTCGGGTGCTGCCGGCTTCGGTCTTCCCGACTACCGGGGCGGCAGGACCCGTGTACTACTCCTCCGTCTTCGCTTCGATCTACGACGGCGCGCCGCTGGCCGCCATCGCCGTCGCCTATCCGACCTTTGAACGGGGGGCACTCGTCAGCCTGCTCGATCTGGGCGCCATCGAGAGTCAGGTGCGCTCGCAGTCCACCGCCGACCGCCAGATCTGGGTGGTCGACAGGACCGGTCATACCCTGGCCCACTCCCAGGGACAGCTGGCCCTCAGCGGCGCGGTGCCGACGGAACTGCCTCCGGTCCGCCAGGTACTCAAAAATCGGCGCGGCACTGCGCGCTACGAGCAGCCGGTGGACAGCGACCGGGTGGAGCAACTGGCGGCGTTTGCACCGATCGCCGGTACCGATTGGGGTGTCGTGGTGACGAGCCCCGCCCGCGCGGCCCTCGCCGATCCGTTGGTGGGCCTGCAGCGGTTCGCCGCGGGGCTGCTTTTCGTCGCCGCCGCCGCCGTTGGATTCGCCTACTGGTTGAGCGAACGCATCAGCCGGCCGCTGCAGCAACTGAGCGAGCAGATGCAAAACCAGGCGCTCGCAGCACCGACTGCCCAGGTGGGACCACCGATGCCGACGGCGCCGGCCCTGGAGTTACAGGTGCTCATCGACTCGTTCGGGGCGATGCGCGAGCGCATCGGCGCGGAGGCGGAGGCCAACCGCCGCTTGCTTGCCAACCTCACCGCCGAAAAAGACAAGCTCGAACTGGTGATCGAAGCGATCGCCGAAGGGGTACTGGTCTACGATTCGTCCGGGCGGCTGCGCACTGCCAACCGGGCGCTCTGGTCGCTATTGGACAGTCCGCCGGGGGAGCTCGCGCACTGGCGGACGCTGCGGCTGCGCGACGCCCTCGGCGAACCGGTCGCACCGGAGCGGACAGTCTTTGAGCGCGCCGTACGCGAAGGCAATCTTGCCAGCGATCTGTACCGCCTGGAGGGTTCCGGCGCCCAACCGCGGGTGTTGCAGATTACTGCCGCCCCCCTGCGTACCGGGGAGGGCGAACTGTTGGGTGGTGTCGCCGTTCTGCGCGACATCACTGCCCAAAAAGAAAGCGAGCGGCTGCGCGAAGATTTTGTCGCCACCCTCACCCACGATCTGCGCACGCCGCTACTCGCGGCAGTCCAGACCCTGGGATTCACCCTCGATGGCCAGTACGGTCCTCTGAGCGACGGCCAGCAGCAAATTCTCCTGGCGGTCATCGAGAGTCACCGCGAACTGTTGGGTCTGGTCGAAAGCCTGCTCACCATCTACCGCTACGAAGCCGGGCGCATGCGGCTGCGCAAAGAACCGACGGATCTGGCCGCCTTTGTCGCTCAGGGCATCGAGGAGTTGCGCCCCCTGGCTCAAAGCCGCAATCAGACATTGCTGGTGGAAGTGAGCGGACCGTTGCCGCCGGTGCCCTGCGACCGCCAGCAGCTGCGGCGGGTGCTCGTCAATCTGGTGGACAACGCCCTCAAGTTCACCCCCGCCGGCGGCCGGGTGCACCTGCGCCTGGAGCCTTTCGAGGGTGCTGTGCGCGTGGCGGTGCGCGACACCGGCCGGGGCATCCCGCCCGAAAAGAGTGTTCTGTTGTTCGTGCGCTTTGCCCAGGCGGAAAGCTACGCCACCGGCACGGGGCTGGGGCTGTATCTGTGCCGACAGGTGGTCGAAGCGCACGGCGGGCGGATCTGGGCTGAGAGCGAGCCGGGCCTCGGAAGCACGTTTTATTTCACACTGCCGCTTGCGGAGGGGCCATGA
- the dapF gene encoding diaminopimelate epimerase, which translates to MTFAPGTLSFVKYEGLGNDFVLIDNRTAAEPVLSAEEAAAVCDRHFGVGADGVIFLLSAETGADFRMRIYNNDGSEAQMCGNGIRCLAHFARELGMGGTGSGYRVETGAGLLNIDLLADGRVRVDMGPPHLLADEIPTTLAPADQKAVAASIPVGGVDWRVTCVNMGNPHAVVFVDELATVDLHRFGPLFERDRHFPERVNTHFAEVISPTHLRVKAWERGAGPTLACGTGACAVLVAAVLNGLSHTEATVELPGGPIEIRWDGATNHLLMTGPARKVFSGLL; encoded by the coding sequence ATGACTTTCGCCCCCGGCACGCTTTCTTTTGTCAAGTACGAGGGCCTCGGCAACGACTTTGTACTCATCGACAACCGCACCGCAGCCGAACCGGTGCTCTCCGCCGAAGAGGCCGCGGCGGTGTGCGACCGGCACTTCGGGGTCGGGGCGGACGGGGTGATCTTTTTGCTGAGCGCCGAGACGGGTGCCGACTTTCGCATGCGCATCTACAACAACGACGGCTCCGAGGCGCAGATGTGCGGCAACGGCATCCGCTGCCTGGCCCACTTTGCCCGCGAACTGGGGATGGGCGGGACGGGAAGCGGCTACCGGGTGGAGACCGGGGCGGGCCTGTTGAATATTGATCTGTTGGCCGACGGCCGGGTGAGAGTAGACATGGGACCGCCCCACCTGCTGGCGGATGAGATCCCGACCACCCTCGCCCCGGCGGACCAAAAAGCGGTGGCGGCGTCCATCCCCGTGGGCGGGGTCGATTGGCGGGTCACCTGCGTCAACATGGGCAACCCCCACGCCGTGGTGTTCGTCGACGAATTGGCCACGGTGGATCTGCACCGCTTCGGTCCGCTTTTTGAGCGCGATCGCCACTTTCCTGAGCGCGTCAACACCCATTTTGCCGAGGTGATCAGTCCCACCCACCTGCGGGTCAAAGCTTGGGAGCGCGGTGCCGGTCCCACCCTCGCCTGCGGCACCGGCGCGTGCGCGGTGCTGGTGGCGGCGGTGCTCAACGGCCTTTCCCACACCGAAGCGACCGTCGAACTGCCCGGCGGGCCAATCGAGATCCGCTGGGACGGCGCCACGAACCATTTGCTGATGACCGGTCCGGCCCGCAAGGTCTTCAGCGGCCTGCTGTAA
- a CDS encoding TerB family tellurite resistance protein yields the protein MTDFFDSIQPLIVHAEQQGSTLQCAFRCPATGETVEASAHLQKRETAMAGVAQSVGTGMLHSLKYSVGLMIRSALGYGFMGRLLGDASDTLLNQGYGGSQPRFSEEERKDALVRAFQASNFFIWDGRQGGWISASAARQLYTDFEQQLSAYPVEALYDRSILARMLMAVARADGRLAEQERAFVVQFVDPQFGSPDSPDGAPPPSPVELEETAEGPARETMLMLAWSLALTDEHLDASETALLGGFADGLGIDAHRRGELMHWAQIYLLERVIGQCLIDGKLSRQYEEQIVRWAPQIGLNAYQTERAIVQYKKRHHLV from the coding sequence ATGACCGATTTTTTCGATTCGATCCAACCGCTCATCGTTCATGCCGAACAGCAGGGAAGCACGCTGCAGTGCGCTTTTCGCTGCCCGGCTACCGGTGAAACCGTCGAAGCGAGCGCCCATCTGCAGAAGCGGGAGACCGCCATGGCCGGGGTGGCCCAGAGTGTCGGCACCGGCATGCTGCACAGTCTCAAGTACTCGGTGGGTCTGATGATTCGAAGTGCCCTGGGCTACGGTTTTATGGGCCGCCTGCTGGGGGATGCGAGCGACACGCTGCTCAACCAGGGCTACGGCGGCTCCCAGCCGCGCTTTAGCGAAGAAGAGCGCAAAGATGCCCTGGTACGGGCTTTTCAGGCCAGCAATTTCTTCATCTGGGACGGCCGCCAGGGCGGCTGGATCTCGGCGTCGGCGGCCCGGCAGCTCTATACCGACTTCGAGCAGCAACTGAGCGCCTACCCGGTCGAGGCCCTGTACGACCGGTCGATCCTGGCGCGGATGCTGATGGCGGTAGCCCGGGCGGACGGGCGGCTTGCCGAGCAGGAGCGGGCGTTTGTGGTCCAGTTTGTCGATCCGCAATTCGGTTCGCCCGATAGTCCGGACGGCGCGCCTCCTCCGAGCCCGGTCGAACTGGAGGAAACTGCCGAGGGACCGGCCCGCGAAACGATGCTGATGCTCGCCTGGTCGCTCGCCCTCACCGACGAACATTTAGATGCAAGTGAAACGGCTTTGCTCGGCGGGTTTGCCGACGGCCTTGGCATCGACGCCCACCGCCGGGGCGAATTGATGCACTGGGCGCAGATCTATCTGCTGGAGCGGGTGATTGGCCAGTGTCTGATAGATGGCAAGCTTTCCCGGCAGTACGAAGAGCAGATTGTCCGGTGGGCTCCCCAGATCGGCCTCAACGCCTACCAGACTGAGCGGGCCATCGTCCAGTACAAAAAGCGGCACCACCTGGTTTGA